The proteins below come from a single Pedobacter aquae genomic window:
- a CDS encoding DMT family transporter — MKFKLSNVLILHLTVFVWGFTAILGALISINETHLTWYRVLIAFSSLYLWFKYKKINFSVNKEQFIKLFLTGGIVGLHWILFFGAIKASTVSVAMVCLSSLTLFTAVLEPLFSSKSVSKLEILVGFLIIVGIYMIFKFETEYETGIIMGISSAFCASIFSIINAKQVKNRAATVITYYELIGAFCWISFYLLLTNGYTKAMILDLSDIVYLLILGTICTSVAYVAGVMVMKELSAFRVALITNLEPVYAIILALFIFGKDEQMTNGFYVGASIILATIFLYPIVKTQLEKRQLSKNLHP; from the coding sequence ATGAAATTTAAGCTAAGCAATGTCTTAATCTTACACTTAACCGTATTTGTGTGGGGGTTTACGGCCATTTTAGGGGCCCTTATTTCTATTAATGAAACCCATTTAACATGGTATAGGGTATTGATAGCTTTTAGCTCTTTATACCTTTGGTTTAAGTATAAAAAGATAAATTTTAGCGTTAATAAGGAACAATTTATCAAGCTTTTTTTAACTGGTGGAATAGTTGGTTTACACTGGATCTTGTTTTTTGGCGCTATTAAAGCCTCTACCGTATCCGTTGCTATGGTGTGCCTTTCATCCCTAACATTATTTACAGCCGTTCTAGAGCCTTTATTTAGCTCCAAATCTGTTTCCAAATTGGAAATTTTGGTTGGATTTCTAATTATTGTAGGTATTTACATGATTTTTAAGTTCGAAACCGAGTACGAAACAGGTATTATAATGGGTATTTCTAGTGCCTTTTGTGCCAGTATTTTTTCTATTATCAACGCTAAACAAGTTAAAAATAGAGCAGCTACAGTTATTACTTATTACGAATTGATAGGTGCTTTCTGTTGGATTTCTTTCTATTTATTACTTACAAATGGCTATACAAAAGCCATGATTTTAGACCTTTCAGACATCGTTTATTTACTGATTTTAGGTACCATTTGTACCTCTGTAGCTTATGTAGCTGGGGTAATGGTGATGAAGGAATTGAGCGCTTTTAGGGTAGCTTTAATCACCAATTTAGAGCCTGTTTATGCTATCATTTTAGCCTTGTTTATCTTCGGTAAAGACGAGCAAATGACCAACGGATTTTACGTCGGAGCAAGCATTATTTTAGCTACCATCTTCTTATATCCCATTGTAAAAACCCAACTCGAAAAAAGACAATTAAGCAAGAACTTACATCCTTAA
- a CDS encoding LptF/LptG family permease, giving the protein MKFLDNYIKLIDWYIIKKYLGTFVFTLGIFVVISVVFDISEKLDDFLKSKATISQIVFEYYGGFIPFYLNFLSPLINFISVIFFTAKMADQTEIVPILSGGASFNRFLRPYFIAATVIFIVNMIFNLFIIPETNRLMINFENTYTKIKDTSRENVHLQLDENTYIYMESFDNLSNTGYRFSLEKFKDKELKSKLISDRISWDSVSRKWKIQNYSIRHVDGLKERMEKGLEKDTTLDMKPIDFDIRDNIYSAMNYWELNDKIEKEKIRGTGVMVNLELEKYKRWTYPFSTYVLTLIGVALSSRKVRGGVGLPLGLGILLSFVYILFIQFANVFALKGGLPAIVAVLIPNIIFALLGVYLAIKAPK; this is encoded by the coding sequence ATGAAATTTTTAGACAATTACATCAAGCTGATAGACTGGTATATCATTAAGAAATACCTAGGAACTTTTGTTTTTACCTTAGGGATTTTTGTTGTCATCTCTGTGGTATTTGATATATCTGAAAAGCTTGATGATTTTTTAAAAAGCAAGGCAACCATCAGCCAGATTGTTTTTGAGTATTATGGCGGATTTATTCCTTTCTATCTCAACTTTTTATCGCCTTTAATCAACTTCATTTCTGTTATTTTCTTTACGGCTAAAATGGCCGACCAAACAGAAATTGTTCCTATTTTAAGCGGTGGAGCAAGTTTTAATCGATTTTTACGCCCTTATTTCATTGCTGCTACGGTTATTTTCATTGTAAACATGATTTTCAATTTATTTATCATCCCTGAAACCAATAGGTTGATGATAAATTTCGAAAATACCTATACTAAAATAAAAGATACATCTAGAGAAAACGTACACCTACAACTAGATGAAAATACTTATATCTATATGGAATCTTTTGATAACCTAAGCAATACGGGTTATCGTTTTTCTTTAGAAAAGTTTAAAGATAAAGAGCTAAAATCCAAGCTCATAAGCGATAGAATAAGCTGGGACTCCGTATCAAGAAAATGGAAAATCCAAAACTACAGCATCAGACATGTTGATGGCTTAAAAGAACGTATGGAAAAAGGTTTAGAGAAAGATACCACCTTAGATATGAAACCTATAGATTTTGATATCAGAGATAACATATACTCTGCCATGAACTATTGGGAGCTTAATGATAAGATAGAAAAAGAAAAAATAAGAGGCACAGGTGTTATGGTGAACCTAGAATTAGAGAAATATAAGCGCTGGACCTACCCTTTCTCTACCTATGTTTTAACCTTAATTGGTGTAGCTTTATCATCAAGAAAAGTAAGAGGCGGTGTAGGTTTACCCCTTGGTTTAGGTATTTTATTGAGTTTTGTTTACATCCTTTTCATACAATTTGCTAACGTTTTTGCCCTTAAAGGAGGCTTACCTGCTATTGTAGCTGTGCTGATACCTAATATAATTTTTGCGCTTTTAGGTGTATATTTAGCTATCAAAGCGCCAAAATAA
- the tgt gene encoding tRNA guanosine(34) transglycosylase Tgt produces the protein MKFKLAAQDPLSKARAGEITTDHGTIQTPIFMPVGTAGTVKAVHQRELKDDIKAQIILGNTYHLYLRPGLDVIEKAGGIHKFNGWDLPILTDSGGYQVYSLTEVRKIREEGVTFKSHIDGSKHLFTPENVMDIQRTIGADIIMAFDECTPYPCDYTYARKSVDMTHRWLKRCIDRFDTTEPKYGYSQTLFPIVQGSVYKDLRRKSAEFIAEQNREGNAIGGLSVGEPAEEMYGMTEVVCEILPQDKPRYLMGVGTPINILENIALGIDMFDCVMPTRNARNGMLFTRHGFINIKNEKWKDDFSPIDPDSDLFSDQFYTKAYLRHLIHSKEILGAQIATLHNLHFYLWLVKEAREKIISGEFYDWKNKMVKALAQRL, from the coding sequence ATGAAGTTTAAATTAGCAGCGCAAGATCCTTTATCAAAAGCCAGAGCAGGAGAAATAACAACAGACCACGGAACTATTCAAACACCAATTTTTATGCCTGTTGGTACTGCTGGTACGGTAAAAGCGGTGCATCAGCGTGAGCTAAAAGATGATATTAAAGCCCAAATTATCTTAGGAAACACCTATCACCTTTACTTAAGACCAGGTTTAGATGTAATAGAAAAAGCTGGAGGTATACACAAATTTAACGGTTGGGATTTACCTATTTTAACCGATAGCGGTGGCTACCAAGTGTATTCTTTAACAGAGGTAAGAAAGATAAGAGAAGAAGGCGTTACTTTTAAATCGCATATTGATGGCTCTAAGCACTTGTTTACGCCAGAAAATGTGATGGATATTCAAAGAACCATCGGTGCAGATATCATTATGGCTTTTGATGAGTGTACACCATATCCTTGTGATTATACTTATGCCAGAAAATCTGTAGATATGACGCATCGTTGGTTGAAACGTTGTATTGATAGATTTGATACTACAGAACCTAAATACGGCTATTCGCAAACCTTATTCCCTATTGTACAAGGCTCTGTTTATAAAGATTTAAGGAGAAAATCTGCTGAATTTATAGCCGAACAAAACCGCGAAGGAAACGCTATTGGCGGACTTTCTGTTGGTGAACCAGCCGAGGAAATGTATGGAATGACAGAGGTGGTATGCGAAATACTTCCTCAAGACAAACCACGTTACCTGATGGGTGTGGGTACACCTATTAATATATTGGAAAATATTGCTTTAGGTATTGATATGTTTGACTGTGTAATGCCTACCAGAAATGCTAGAAACGGCATGTTATTTACCAGGCATGGTTTCATCAATATCAAAAATGAGAAATGGAAGGATGATTTCTCTCCTATTGACCCCGATAGCGATTTATTTTCTGACCAATTTTATACTAAAGCTTATTTAAGGCATTTAATCCATTCTAAAGAGATATTAGGCGCACAAATTGCTACTTTGCATAACTTACATTTTTACCTTTGGTTGGTAAAAGAAGCTCGAGAAAAAATTATTTCAGGAGAGTTTTACGACTGGAAAAATAAAATGGTTAAAGCGCTCGCTCAAAGACTATAA
- a CDS encoding glycosyltransferase has protein sequence MEAYLYYTLLILLQVAFIIQLYYLWIVQHKFIAYTIPEVVNSSNQKVSVIICARNEAQNLKENLPLIFQQKGLDYEVVVVNDCSSDQSDEVLRVLQAQYPNLKVVVKEEHPRFKTGKKFAATLGIKAASNEILVFTDADCKPTSDYWLVNVCQHYDKPQTEIVLGFSPYEKKSGFLNKLIRYETFQTALNYFSFSLSGDAYMGVGRNLSYKKSLFFKGKGFAAHMHIPSGDDDLFVNQNATSSNTTIEIRPETHLLSEPKLTWKAYWNQKMRHLGAGKFYKASHQKKLSIQVISAISFYILLIACYALQIEVVLISVLLFLRLLAQIFIFYKAMLRLKSKDLIYWVLILDLFYYIYLSILSIRGLFRKKIVWK, from the coding sequence TTGGAAGCTTATTTATATTATACTTTATTAATTCTGCTGCAAGTTGCCTTTATCATCCAATTATATTATTTATGGATTGTTCAGCATAAATTTATAGCCTATACCATTCCAGAAGTAGTAAATAGCAGCAATCAAAAAGTTTCTGTTATCATTTGCGCTAGAAACGAAGCTCAAAATTTGAAAGAAAATTTACCCCTTATCTTTCAACAAAAGGGATTAGATTATGAAGTCGTGGTTGTAAATGATTGCTCATCAGACCAAAGTGATGAGGTTTTAAGAGTATTACAGGCTCAATATCCAAACTTAAAAGTAGTTGTAAAAGAAGAACATCCACGTTTTAAAACCGGTAAAAAGTTTGCTGCTACTTTAGGTATTAAGGCGGCAAGTAACGAAATATTAGTTTTTACTGATGCAGATTGTAAACCCACTTCTGATTATTGGTTGGTTAATGTATGCCAGCATTATGATAAACCTCAAACAGAAATTGTATTGGGTTTCTCTCCTTATGAAAAGAAAAGCGGCTTTTTAAATAAGCTTATCAGGTATGAAACCTTCCAAACAGCGCTTAATTATTTCTCTTTTTCCCTTTCGGGAGATGCTTATATGGGCGTAGGCAGGAATTTATCTTATAAAAAGTCGTTGTTTTTTAAAGGAAAAGGTTTTGCCGCACACATGCATATTCCCTCTGGTGATGATGATTTATTTGTAAACCAAAACGCTACATCTTCTAATACCACGATAGAAATAAGACCAGAAACACACCTATTAAGCGAACCTAAGCTTACATGGAAAGCCTACTGGAATCAAAAAATGAGACATTTAGGTGCGGGGAAGTTTTATAAGGCATCGCATCAAAAGAAATTAAGCATTCAAGTTATTTCTGCAATTTCTTTTTATATCCTTTTGATAGCTTGTTATGCGCTTCAAATAGAGGTTGTATTGATAAGTGTTTTATTGTTTTTGAGACTATTAGCTCAAATTTTTATCTTTTATAAAGCTATGCTTAGGTTAAAAAGTAAAGATTTAATATATTGGGTACTCATTTTAGACTTATTCTATTACATATACCTTAGCATTTTAAGCATAAGAGGCTTGTTTAGAAAGAAAATTGTATGGAAATAA
- a CDS encoding RNA polymerase sigma factor: MEINPNFSENARNDYHLVISAKTGSQKAYAELMHRYKDSIYFMVLKMVNNKDDAMDLTVSTFAKAFENLEKYKPDFAFSTWLFRIATNSSIDFIRKKRLQTTSLDSFSNEDGEERIFEIKSDVLNPEESSIKKQQTEQLKEIVDKLPIRYKTLIILRYFDELSYEEISVQLDLPLGTVKAQLFRARDLLSNILNKRKKDPGSDF; this comes from the coding sequence ATGGAAATAAATCCAAACTTTTCAGAAAATGCCAGAAACGACTATCATCTGGTCATAAGCGCTAAAACAGGCAGCCAAAAGGCCTATGCAGAGCTCATGCATCGTTATAAAGATTCTATCTACTTTATGGTGTTAAAGATGGTTAATAATAAGGATGATGCAATGGATTTAACCGTTTCTACCTTTGCTAAAGCTTTTGAAAATCTTGAAAAATATAAACCAGATTTTGCTTTTAGTACCTGGTTATTTAGAATAGCTACCAATAGTAGTATAGATTTTATTAGGAAAAAGCGTTTGCAAACAACTTCTTTAGATAGTTTTTCTAATGAAGATGGTGAAGAAAGGATTTTTGAAATCAAAAGTGATGTTTTAAACCCCGAAGAGTCATCTATAAAAAAGCAACAAACAGAGCAATTAAAAGAAATTGTAGATAAGCTTCCAATACGCTATAAAACATTAATCATATTGCGTTATTTTGATGAACTATCTTACGAGGAAATTTCTGTACAATTAGATTTACCTTTGGGGACGGTAAAAGCTCAGCTCTTTAGAGCCAGAGATTTATTATCAAACATATTAAATAAAAGAAAAAAAGACCCTGGTAGTGACTTCTAG
- the rsmG gene encoding 16S rRNA (guanine(527)-N(7))-methyltransferase RsmG produces the protein MTSSIISQYFPDLSDIQKQQFDQLFELYSFWNAQINVISRKDIDLLYERHILHSLGIAKVYAFKPGQHVLDVGTGGGFPGVPLAILFPETEFLLVDSIGKKIKVVNEVAQGIGLKNLKAVHSRAEQINQKFDFIVSRAVTQLKDFYPWIRGKFKKQNTEGLKNGVLYLKGGDLTQELQESGLKQIKLYPLQDYFKEEFFETKYVVYLPAQ, from the coding sequence GTGACTTCTAGTATTATATCTCAATATTTTCCGGATTTATCCGATATCCAAAAGCAACAATTTGATCAGTTGTTTGAGTTGTATTCTTTTTGGAATGCCCAAATAAATGTTATTAGCCGTAAGGATATAGATTTATTGTATGAGCGTCACATCTTACACTCATTAGGTATCGCTAAGGTTTATGCTTTTAAACCTGGTCAACATGTATTAGATGTGGGTACAGGAGGAGGTTTTCCGGGCGTACCCTTAGCTATTTTATTTCCTGAAACCGAGTTTTTATTGGTTGATTCTATAGGAAAGAAAATAAAAGTAGTGAATGAGGTAGCGCAAGGTATTGGCTTAAAAAATTTAAAAGCTGTACATAGCAGGGCCGAGCAAATTAACCAAAAGTTTGATTTCATTGTTTCCAGAGCGGTAACACAGCTTAAAGATTTTTATCCTTGGATACGAGGTAAGTTTAAAAAGCAAAATACCGAGGGTTTAAAAAATGGAGTTCTTTATTTAAAGGGTGGCGATTTAACTCAAGAACTTCAAGAATCTGGACTTAAACAAATCAAACTTTATCCCTTACAAGATTATTTTAAAGAAGAGTTTTTTGAAACCAAATATGTAGTTTATTTGCCAGCACAATAA
- the dprA gene encoding DNA-processing protein DprA: MLYEIGLTLIKGIGDATIKTLLSYCGSPEEIFKTSKQHLEKIPGIGSKTADLIIHHTSFDRAEKELKFIEKYKIQPIFIQSADYPKRLKSCYDAPAMLYFKGNVKLNQQKVIAIVGTRNATAYGKQFCDKLISSLKHHQILIVSGLAYGIDIAAHKASLENETNTIGVLGHGLDRIYPALHRPIAEKMIHQGGLLTEFRSETNPDRPNFPKRNRIIAGMADATLVVEATKTGGALITAEIANSYNRDVFAVPGRVDDELSEGCNFLIKTNRAHLLDRVEDLEYIMGWDKDEVQPVKQLQILPHLNKDEEKIVAIIKDCNAIAIDDLQVKLDMPQSKLAMLLLNLEMQSVIISLPGKVYKMNH, from the coding sequence ATGCTCTACGAAATTGGCCTAACCTTAATAAAAGGTATAGGAGATGCTACTATCAAAACTTTATTAAGCTACTGCGGTAGTCCAGAAGAAATATTTAAAACCAGTAAGCAGCACTTAGAGAAAATACCCGGTATAGGTTCTAAAACTGCCGATTTAATTATCCATCATACCTCTTTTGATAGGGCAGAAAAAGAGCTAAAATTTATCGAAAAATATAAAATACAACCTATTTTCATACAGTCTGCTGATTATCCAAAAAGATTAAAAAGCTGTTATGATGCCCCTGCCATGTTGTATTTTAAAGGTAATGTAAAGCTTAATCAACAAAAAGTTATAGCTATTGTAGGTACTAGAAATGCCACAGCCTATGGCAAACAGTTTTGTGATAAATTAATCAGTAGTTTAAAACATCATCAAATTTTAATAGTAAGTGGTTTGGCTTACGGGATAGACATTGCCGCACATAAAGCCTCATTAGAAAACGAAACCAATACCATTGGCGTGTTAGGGCATGGTTTAGATAGGATTTATCCGGCTTTACACCGCCCCATTGCAGAAAAAATGATCCATCAAGGAGGTTTATTAACCGAGTTTAGATCAGAAACTAATCCAGACCGACCAAATTTTCCTAAGCGAAATCGTATTATAGCCGGTATGGCTGATGCCACTTTGGTGGTAGAAGCTACCAAAACAGGCGGTGCACTCATCACTGCGGAGATTGCCAATTCTTATAACCGAGATGTTTTTGCTGTACCTGGTCGTGTAGATGATGAACTTTCTGAAGGCTGTAATTTCTTGATTAAAACCAACAGAGCACATTTACTAGACCGCGTAGAAGATTTAGAATACATCATGGGATGGGATAAAGATGAAGTGCAACCTGTAAAGCAACTTCAAATTTTACCTCATTTGAATAAAGATGAAGAGAAAATTGTAGCTATTATAAAAGACTGTAATGCTATAGCTATAGATGATTTACAAGTTAAATTAGATATGCCACAAAGTAAGTTGGCTATGCTGTTGTTAAATTTAGAGATGCAATCCGTTATTATATCTTTACCCGGTAAGGTGTATAAAATGAATCATTAA
- a CDS encoding SixA phosphatase family protein — MSKKLLIVRHAKSDWGAANTKDFDRPLNNRGFLNAPEMGKRLVSRTLIPQQLVSSPALRAITTCKLIAKEIQYPETEIKQEPRIYEANHQTLLKIVNQFNDEHDFIALFGHNNGITDLAVYLSNADLYNIPTCGMVLIEFPLDSWKMVSKSTGNMLLFDYPKNPFEV, encoded by the coding sequence ATGTCTAAAAAGCTCCTCATTGTAAGACATGCCAAATCTGATTGGGGTGCAGCAAATACAAAAGATTTTGATCGTCCGTTAAATAACCGAGGTTTTTTAAACGCTCCAGAAATGGGTAAAAGACTTGTTTCTAGAACATTGATCCCTCAGCAATTGGTCTCTAGTCCGGCTTTAAGAGCCATCACCACCTGTAAACTTATAGCTAAAGAAATTCAATATCCGGAAACGGAAATTAAACAAGAGCCTAGAATTTACGAAGCCAATCATCAAACATTACTAAAAATTGTGAATCAATTTAATGATGAGCATGATTTTATAGCACTTTTTGGTCACAACAATGGCATTACTGATTTAGCTGTATACCTCAGCAATGCAGACCTTTACAATATACCCACCTGTGGTATGGTTCTGATAGAATTTCCTTTAGATAGTTGGAAAATGGTGAGTAAAAGCACCGGTAATATGCTCCTTTTTGATTATCCTAAAAACCCTTTTGAAGTGTAA